In bacterium, a single genomic region encodes these proteins:
- a CDS encoding stage II sporulation protein M gives MGTLNLDAMLERRIRPYLLILTWIFAAAFLAGTMAPVPVRMEAAKAFQFIVDSYRELEGGKLFFAILLQNVTASILILVSGVLVGIIPVFSIGSNGFFLGVLYRQAAEGTGYSAAALKVLPHGIIEIPALLVAASYGLWLGMTVLRRWRGKESVPLWSHMEHAFRRYFAIVFPLLVIAAAIETALILR, from the coding sequence GTGGGAACATTGAATCTCGATGCGATGCTCGAACGGAGGATCCGGCCCTACCTGCTGATCCTGACCTGGATCTTCGCCGCCGCGTTCCTCGCGGGAACCATGGCCCCGGTCCCCGTCCGGATGGAGGCCGCCAAGGCGTTTCAATTCATCGTTGACAGCTACCGGGAGCTCGAAGGGGGAAAACTCTTCTTCGCCATCCTTCTCCAGAACGTAACGGCGTCGATCCTGATCCTCGTCTCGGGCGTGCTCGTCGGGATCATCCCGGTGTTTTCCATCGGCTCCAACGGATTTTTCCTGGGCGTGCTGTATCGCCAGGCGGCGGAGGGGACGGGGTATTCGGCGGCGGCGTTGAAAGTGCTGCCCCACGGCATAATCGAGATCCCGGCGCTTCTTGTCGCCGCGTCGTACGGCCTGTGGCTCGGGATGACGGTCCTCCGGCGATGGCGCGGCAAGGAAAGCGTGCCCCTCTGGTCCCACATGGAGCATGCCTTCCGGCGGTATTTCGCCATCGTGTTCCCACTCCTCGTCATCGCGGCGGCGATAGAGACGGCCCTCATCCTCCGCTGA
- a CDS encoding glutamine--tRNA ligase/YqeY domain fusion protein, which produces MTDPTPRPEGSEPREPVDFLREIVHRDTRSGLYGGRVATRFPPEPNGFLHIGHAKSICINFGIALEFGGVCHMRFDDTNPETEDMKYVESIMRDVRWLGFDWKEKLFYASDYYETLYELAVRLIRDGKAYVDSQSDEEIRKGRGTITEPGTDSPYRNRSLEENLDLFARMRAGEYPDGAHVLRARIDMAARNMKLRDPLLYRIRHATHYRRGDAWCLYPMYDFAHPLSDAIEGITHSICTLEFENNRPVYDWLVDNLFPEPRPRQYEFARLNLDYTVMSKRKLLQLVEENLVSGWDDPRMPTIAGMRRRGYAPEGIRLFAARIGVDKANSRVSMELLEDAIRDDLNARAPRAMAVLRPLNVTITNWPDDRVEMLEIPLWPKDAGKEGTRKVPLAREIRIERTDFSDDPPADWRRLRPGGETRLMGGYFIRCDEVVRDPATAEVLELRCSFDPESLGAPAKGDRKKTTAIQWVSASHAVPAEVRAYDRLFTVADPEDVEEGKTFKDFLNPASVEVLRGCLVEPALASAAPGDRFQFVRHGYFIADEADSKPGAPVFNRIVGLKDKYRPLRP; this is translated from the coding sequence ATGACTGACCCGACCCCTCGTCCCGAAGGATCCGAACCCCGGGAGCCCGTCGACTTCCTGCGGGAGATCGTCCACCGCGATACCCGTTCCGGCCTTTACGGCGGGAGGGTGGCGACGCGTTTTCCGCCCGAACCGAACGGATTCCTGCACATCGGCCACGCCAAGTCCATCTGCATCAACTTCGGCATCGCGCTGGAGTTCGGCGGCGTATGCCATATGCGGTTCGACGACACGAACCCGGAAACCGAGGACATGAAATACGTCGAATCGATCATGCGCGACGTGCGCTGGCTCGGGTTCGACTGGAAAGAGAAACTTTTCTACGCTTCCGATTATTACGAAACGCTGTACGAACTGGCGGTCCGCCTGATCCGGGACGGGAAGGCGTACGTGGACAGCCAGAGCGACGAGGAGATCCGGAAGGGCCGCGGCACGATCACGGAACCGGGCACGGACAGCCCGTACCGGAACCGCTCCTTGGAGGAGAACCTCGATCTTTTCGCCCGGATGCGCGCGGGGGAGTACCCTGACGGGGCGCACGTCCTGCGCGCGAGGATCGACATGGCGGCGCGGAACATGAAACTGCGCGACCCGCTGCTGTACCGCATCCGCCACGCGACGCACTATCGCCGGGGCGACGCCTGGTGCCTCTACCCGATGTACGATTTCGCCCACCCGCTTTCCGACGCGATCGAGGGGATCACGCACTCCATCTGCACGCTCGAGTTCGAGAACAACCGGCCGGTCTACGACTGGCTCGTCGACAACCTGTTCCCGGAGCCCCGCCCGCGCCAGTACGAGTTTGCGCGGCTGAACCTCGACTACACCGTGATGAGCAAGCGGAAACTGCTGCAACTGGTGGAGGAGAATCTCGTCTCGGGCTGGGACGATCCCCGCATGCCGACGATCGCCGGGATGCGACGCCGCGGCTATGCGCCCGAGGGGATCCGGCTCTTCGCCGCGCGCATCGGCGTGGACAAGGCGAACAGCCGCGTCAGCATGGAGCTGCTCGAGGACGCGATCCGGGACGATCTCAACGCCCGTGCGCCGCGGGCGATGGCGGTCCTGCGGCCCCTGAACGTCACGATCACGAATTGGCCGGACGACCGCGTTGAGATGCTGGAGATCCCCCTCTGGCCGAAGGATGCCGGGAAGGAAGGGACGCGCAAGGTTCCCCTGGCGCGCGAGATCCGGATCGAGCGGACCGATTTTTCCGACGATCCTCCGGCTGACTGGCGGCGCCTGCGTCCGGGCGGCGAAACGCGCCTCATGGGCGGCTACTTCATCCGGTGCGACGAGGTTGTTCGCGATCCGGCCACCGCCGAGGTGCTGGAGCTCCGCTGCTCGTTCGACCCGGAGTCGCTCGGCGCGCCGGCGAAAGGCGACCGGAAGAAGACGACCGCGATCCAGTGGGTGTCGGCTTCGCACGCGGTCCCGGCCGAGGTCCGCGCATACGACCGGTTGTTCACCGTCGCCGATCCCGAGGACGTGGAAGAAGGGAAGACGTTCAAGGATTTCCTGAACCCGGCCTCGGTGGAGGTGTTGCGGGGATGCCTCGTCGAGCCCGCCCTCGCATCCGCCGCTCCCGGAGACCGTTTCCAGTTCGTCCGCCACGGCTACTTCATCGCCGACGAGGCCGACTCGAAGCCAGGTGCCCCCGTCTTCAACCGAATCGTCGGGCTGAAGGACAAGTACCGACCGCTGCGGCCGTAA
- the gspC gene encoding type II secretion system protein GspC yields MRKQVCLAVLGISIVVAAISVGITLTRYIGLRAYAPKAGVRPAAAPAERIVPATPPAQWTNLFAPAQGMNIPSRLASAAGNTASQAPRTAYLLVGTIVSSSPSSRRAILWADGMKQPKAFREKEEVEPGAFLSSVERDKVWITRGKEREKLELLPVGSRGRPSTGAAPPAPGAPQAATSNASAAAPAVDIRVTRLGDNRYAIDEAGVAQLSSNFNQFMTQVRMVPYFEGNKAAGYRLAAIRPGTTFERLGFMGGDVLQQVNGLDLSSPEKMYTIFQNLKDEKKVSVNILRQNQKNTLTYEIR; encoded by the coding sequence ATGCGTAAACAGGTGTGCCTCGCCGTGCTCGGGATTTCCATCGTTGTTGCGGCGATTTCGGTCGGCATCACCCTGACGAGGTATATCGGCTTGCGCGCGTATGCCCCGAAGGCCGGGGTGCGCCCTGCCGCCGCTCCCGCGGAGCGGATCGTCCCCGCGACGCCGCCGGCGCAATGGACCAACCTCTTCGCCCCCGCGCAAGGGATGAACATCCCGTCCCGGCTCGCCTCGGCGGCCGGGAATACCGCTTCCCAGGCGCCGCGCACGGCGTACCTCCTCGTGGGAACCATCGTCTCCTCCAGTCCCTCCTCCCGCCGTGCGATCCTCTGGGCCGACGGCATGAAACAGCCGAAGGCGTTCCGGGAAAAGGAAGAGGTGGAGCCGGGGGCGTTCCTTTCCTCCGTCGAGCGCGACAAGGTTTGGATCACCCGCGGAAAGGAGCGGGAGAAGCTCGAGCTTCTCCCGGTAGGATCCCGCGGGCGCCCATCGACTGGCGCGGCCCCGCCCGCGCCCGGCGCCCCGCAGGCAGCGACGTCCAATGCCTCCGCCGCTGCGCCGGCAGTGGACATCCGCGTGACACGGCTTGGGGATAACCGTTATGCGATCGACGAGGCGGGGGTCGCGCAGCTTTCCTCCAATTTCAACCAGTTCATGACCCAGGTCCGGATGGTGCCGTATTTCGAGGGGAACAAGGCGGCCGGGTACCGGCTCGCGGCGATTCGTCCCGGCACCACCTTCGAACGGCTCGGATTCATGGGCGGGGACGTTCTCCAGCAGGTGAACGGGCTGGACCTCTCCTCCCCGGAGAAGATGTACACCATCTTCCAGAACCTGAAGGACGAGAAGAAGGTTTCGGTCAATATCCTCCGCCAGAACCAGAAGAACACGCTGACGTACGAAATACGATGA
- the gspD gene encoding type II secretion system secretin GspD, protein MRIPVLLIAGLLALGPAAHAAEAPADNQAPPAPATAPTPEAAPPPAAAPPPAAAPAPAAVPGPAAAPAPVAAPVARPPVYLSMDFTDVDLPVLIKFMSEQTKKNFIFDERVQGKITIISPRKVTLEEAYDVFLYVLQAKGFTTVSQGNTIKIVAAREARQDTIHTGVTKDTASAEFITRLVPLQYLDTSEVVPLVTPLMSKDGMVSAFGSSNTLLLIDSRANIDRILTIIGEVDSEGTPGILRIYPLNYAVATDAVKTLTSIYLEGGAAAGAPAARGRDRGRQVRMARGVSVKFLADARTNSVIVHAGEEMQNDVADLLKKIDIPSSAGGGKINVYYLENADAEEVSKVLASLAKERTGAANVPPSPPPGARGAAQVTGTGIVSAELEGGVKVTPDKATNSLVIVASANDYETLVGVIKKLDIRRRQVYVEAVIMEITLDKSRDLGVEFRGTAASGDSAFIGGTNFDFKGNVNDLFTALASGNPLIFGGTGLLAGGIAGSVTLPDGTKVPAISAVLRAAQTRDNINVLSSPHLLTLDNKEAEIVVGENVPFITSQSRDPLNPTNQNIINNTIERKDVGITLRLTPHIHESDVMSLEIYQESSAVKGGSPLDASTVGPTTTKRSAKTSVLVKNGDTVVLGGMMQETFTNTVSSVPLLGDIPILGRLFQFKSVSRKKTNLLIMLTPRIIREPGEMLERSVDQQRKMTEDFDLQKKEVQKTFPDPKPGEKR, encoded by the coding sequence ATGAGAATTCCAGTCCTGCTGATCGCCGGCCTGCTCGCCCTCGGGCCCGCCGCGCATGCGGCCGAGGCGCCCGCGGATAACCAGGCTCCCCCGGCTCCCGCGACGGCCCCGACTCCCGAGGCGGCCCCGCCTCCCGCGGCAGCCCCGCCTCCCGCGGCAGCCCCGGCTCCCGCGGCAGTTCCGGGTCCCGCGGCGGCCCCGGCTCCCGTGGCGGCTCCTGTAGCGCGTCCCCCGGTGTACCTGTCGATGGACTTCACCGACGTCGATTTGCCGGTCCTCATAAAGTTCATGAGCGAGCAGACCAAGAAGAACTTCATCTTCGACGAGCGGGTACAAGGGAAGATCACGATCATCTCTCCCCGCAAGGTGACGCTGGAAGAGGCGTACGACGTATTCCTGTACGTGCTGCAGGCCAAGGGATTCACCACCGTCTCGCAGGGGAACACGATCAAGATCGTCGCCGCGCGGGAAGCCCGCCAGGACACGATCCATACCGGAGTCACGAAAGATACCGCCTCCGCGGAGTTCATCACCCGCCTGGTTCCGCTGCAGTACCTCGATACCTCCGAGGTCGTCCCGCTGGTGACGCCGCTTATGTCCAAGGACGGGATGGTCTCCGCGTTCGGATCCTCCAACACGCTGCTGCTGATCGACTCGCGCGCCAATATCGACCGGATCCTCACGATCATCGGCGAGGTCGACAGCGAGGGGACCCCCGGGATCCTTCGGATCTACCCGCTGAACTACGCCGTCGCGACCGATGCCGTGAAGACGCTGACCTCGATCTACCTCGAGGGCGGAGCGGCGGCCGGCGCTCCGGCCGCGAGAGGCCGTGACCGGGGGAGACAGGTCCGCATGGCGCGCGGCGTCTCGGTGAAATTCCTTGCGGATGCCCGCACGAACAGCGTGATCGTGCACGCCGGGGAGGAGATGCAGAACGACGTGGCGGACCTGCTGAAAAAGATCGACATCCCCTCCTCCGCCGGCGGCGGAAAGATCAACGTCTACTATCTGGAAAACGCCGATGCGGAAGAGGTTTCGAAGGTCCTCGCCTCCCTCGCGAAGGAGCGGACGGGCGCCGCGAACGTCCCCCCGTCGCCCCCACCGGGCGCGCGGGGCGCCGCGCAGGTCACCGGGACGGGAATCGTCTCCGCGGAGCTCGAGGGCGGGGTGAAGGTCACGCCCGACAAGGCGACCAACTCCCTGGTCATCGTCGCATCGGCGAACGACTACGAAACGCTCGTGGGAGTCATCAAGAAGCTCGACATCCGCCGACGCCAGGTCTACGTCGAGGCGGTCATCATGGAGATCACCCTCGACAAGTCGCGGGACCTCGGCGTGGAGTTCCGGGGCACCGCCGCCAGCGGGGACAGCGCGTTCATCGGCGGGACCAACTTCGACTTCAAGGGGAACGTGAACGACCTCTTCACCGCCCTCGCGTCCGGGAACCCGCTCATTTTCGGGGGAACCGGGCTACTCGCCGGAGGGATCGCGGGAAGCGTGACCCTTCCGGACGGGACGAAGGTCCCCGCCATCAGCGCGGTGCTCCGCGCCGCGCAGACCCGGGACAACATCAACGTCCTCTCCTCGCCGCACTTGCTGACCCTCGACAACAAGGAGGCCGAAATCGTCGTCGGTGAGAACGTCCCCTTCATCACGAGCCAGTCGAGGGACCCGTTGAACCCCACCAACCAGAACATCATCAACAACACCATCGAGCGTAAGGACGTCGGGATCACCCTGCGCCTGACGCCGCACATCCACGAGAGCGACGTCATGAGCCTCGAGATCTACCAGGAGTCGTCCGCCGTCAAGGGGGGCTCCCCGCTGGACGCGAGCACGGTGGGCCCCACCACCACGAAACGGTCCGCCAAGACGAGCGTGCTCGTGAAGAACGGGGACACGGTGGTGCTGGGCGGGATGATGCAGGAGACGTTCACGAACACCGTCAGCTCGGTCCCCCTGCTCGGCGACATCCCGATCCTCGGAAGACTCTTCCAGTTCAAGTCCGTCTCGCGCAAGAAGACGAACCTCCTCATCATGCTCACCCCCCGGATCATCCGCGAGCCGGGGGAGATGCTGGAAAGGTCGGTGGACCAGCAAAGGAAAATGACCGAGGATTTCGACCTGCAGAAAAAGGAGGTCCAGAAGACGTTCCCGGACCCGAAGCCCGGGGAGAAGCGGTGA
- the gspE gene encoding type II secretion system ATPase GspE — MTDPSKRPASADAGELVPESGLLAKIPIGYSRRHLLLPCRTPSGEIVLLSGGKPEAREAIDEMRFLAGSTRVICAPEDEVLSRIDAAYERAHSPENEIVEGLPGEWDLDPTAAIEETRDLLESPDEAPVIRFVHSVLFRAIRERSSDIHFEPYEKEMVVRNRVDGILYPMITAPRKWHAPAVSRVKVMAGLDIAERRLPQDGRIKIRLGGREIDIRVSTVPTSFGERAVLRLLDRGNVLFGLADMGLDPADLATFERFLSRSSGILLVTGPTGSGKTTTLYAALRHLDSGTKNIITIEDPVEYQFQGIGQIQVNPKIQLTFANGLRSILRQDPDIIMVGEIRDAETAEIAIQASLTGHLVLSTLHTNDSASAVTRLVDMGIEPFLVASSLSGVIAQRLVRRLCPDCKTPYAPTAADAQSVGLPSPPGTPFYRPGGCGKCLQTGYLGRIALFEILTADETVRSMILTRADADGIRALAVSRGMRTILAAGAEKVVAGVTSVEEVLRVTQEE, encoded by the coding sequence GTGACCGATCCGTCGAAACGTCCCGCTTCGGCCGACGCGGGCGAACTCGTCCCCGAGAGCGGCCTGCTCGCGAAGATCCCGATCGGGTACTCCCGCAGGCACCTGCTCCTCCCCTGTCGAACCCCGTCCGGGGAGATCGTCCTCCTGTCGGGGGGAAAACCGGAGGCGCGGGAGGCGATCGACGAGATGCGGTTCCTCGCCGGATCCACCCGGGTCATCTGCGCGCCGGAAGACGAGGTGCTCTCCCGGATCGACGCGGCCTATGAACGCGCGCACTCCCCGGAGAACGAGATCGTGGAGGGGCTGCCCGGGGAATGGGACCTCGACCCGACGGCCGCCATCGAAGAGACGCGGGACCTTCTCGAGTCGCCCGACGAGGCGCCGGTCATCCGCTTCGTCCACTCCGTCCTCTTCCGGGCGATCCGGGAGCGGTCCAGCGACATCCACTTCGAGCCGTACGAGAAGGAGATGGTCGTCCGCAACCGGGTCGACGGCATCCTCTACCCGATGATCACCGCCCCACGGAAGTGGCACGCCCCCGCGGTCTCCCGGGTCAAGGTCATGGCGGGGCTCGACATCGCCGAGCGCCGCCTGCCCCAGGACGGACGGATCAAGATCCGCCTCGGAGGCCGGGAGATCGACATCCGCGTCTCCACGGTCCCGACATCCTTCGGCGAGCGCGCCGTCCTTCGTCTCCTCGATCGAGGGAACGTCCTCTTCGGGCTCGCCGACATGGGCCTCGACCCCGCGGACCTCGCGACGTTCGAGCGGTTCCTTTCCCGGTCCAGCGGCATCCTCCTCGTCACCGGTCCCACCGGCTCCGGGAAGACCACCACGCTCTACGCGGCCCTTCGCCACCTCGACTCCGGCACCAAGAACATCATCACGATCGAGGACCCGGTGGAGTACCAGTTCCAGGGGATCGGGCAGATCCAGGTGAACCCGAAGATCCAGCTTACTTTCGCCAACGGACTGCGCTCCATCCTGCGCCAGGACCCCGACATCATCATGGTGGGCGAGATCCGGGACGCCGAGACGGCCGAAATCGCCATCCAGGCGTCGCTGACCGGGCACCTGGTCCTTTCGACGCTGCACACGAACGATTCGGCCAGCGCGGTCACGCGCCTCGTTGACATGGGAATCGAGCCCTTCCTCGTCGCCTCCTCCCTCTCGGGCGTGATCGCCCAGCGGCTGGTGCGGCGCCTGTGCCCCGACTGCAAGACCCCCTACGCCCCCACCGCGGCGGATGCGCAGAGCGTGGGCCTCCCCTCGCCGCCCGGAACCCCCTTCTACCGGCCGGGCGGATGCGGAAAGTGCCTCCAGACGGGGTACCTGGGCCGCATCGCGCTGTTCGAGATCCTCACCGCGGACGAGACGGTCCGGTCGATGATCCTCACCCGGGCCGACGCCGACGGGATCCGGGCCCTCGCCGTCTCCCGCGGGATGCGCACGATCCTCGCGGCAGGCGCCGAGAAGGTCGTCGCCGGGGTGACCTCGGTCGAAGAGGTCCTGCGCGTCACACAGGAGGAGTGA
- a CDS encoding type II secretion system F family protein yields the protein MATFRYTGISRAGISRKGIVEADSLPLARRKLHAEGIFPITLKEGPPERRGGILPSLLRRSDFLPLLTRQLATLLGAGVPLVGALQSVTTQVDDPVSRKILVDLQEAVRGGAPLARAVEAHPGTFPNLYSSMVRAGEESGTLPLSLSRLADHLEEQARTRNRVRSALTYPLLMAVVAALVVVFLLTFVVPKIVGIFSHLGHALPLPTRILIGITDVLAASWWALLILTAGAVLGIRRYLATDRGRMAFDTLLLRLPLVGRLEHLSALSRFARTLSTLISGGIPVDRALRIVAPVVGNALITERIAASADRVVEGATLSESLRAHPEVPLTLVQMVAVGEESGALGDLLFRAADAMDEETNARLSRLLSLLEPLIILVMGTVVAFIVVSVLLPLLDISQIVR from the coding sequence GTGGCGACGTTCCGCTACACCGGGATCTCCCGGGCGGGCATCTCGCGGAAGGGGATCGTCGAGGCGGACAGCCTCCCCCTCGCGCGCAGGAAGCTCCACGCGGAGGGGATCTTCCCCATCACCCTGAAGGAAGGGCCGCCGGAGCGCCGGGGCGGGATCCTGCCGTCCCTCCTCCGAAGGTCGGATTTCCTCCCCCTCCTCACCCGGCAGCTCGCCACGCTCCTGGGAGCGGGCGTTCCGCTCGTGGGCGCCCTGCAGTCGGTGACGACCCAGGTGGACGACCCGGTGAGCCGGAAGATCCTCGTCGACCTCCAGGAGGCCGTCCGCGGTGGCGCGCCGCTGGCGCGCGCAGTGGAGGCTCACCCCGGGACGTTCCCGAACCTCTACTCCAGCATGGTGCGGGCCGGGGAGGAGAGCGGAACGCTCCCGCTCTCCCTGTCCCGCCTCGCCGACCACCTCGAGGAGCAGGCCCGCACCCGGAACCGGGTCCGCTCGGCGCTCACCTACCCGCTCCTGATGGCGGTCGTGGCGGCCCTCGTCGTGGTGTTCCTGCTGACCTTCGTCGTCCCGAAGATCGTGGGGATCTTCTCCCATCTCGGGCACGCCCTCCCCCTTCCGACACGGATCCTCATCGGGATCACCGACGTCCTCGCGGCCTCGTGGTGGGCGCTCCTGATCCTCACCGCCGGCGCGGTCCTCGGAATCCGAAGGTACCTGGCCACGGATCGCGGGAGAATGGCCTTCGATACCCTCCTGCTCCGGTTGCCCCTCGTGGGGCGGCTCGAGCATCTTTCCGCGCTCTCGCGGTTCGCGCGCACCTTGTCCACGCTGATCTCGGGGGGGATCCCGGTGGACCGCGCGCTGCGGATCGTGGCGCCCGTCGTCGGGAACGCGTTGATCACGGAACGGATCGCGGCCTCCGCCGACCGCGTGGTGGAGGGGGCGACCCTCTCCGAATCGCTGCGGGCGCATCCGGAGGTCCCCCTCACGCTCGTACAGATGGTGGCGGTGGGCGAGGAAAGCGGGGCGCTCGGCGACCTGCTCTTCCGGGCCGCCGACGCGATGGACGAGGAGACGAACGCCCGCCTTTCGCGCCTGCTCTCCCTGCTCGAGCCGCTGATCATCCTCGTGATGGGGACCGTGGTCGCGTTCATCGTAGTGTCGGTCCTGCTGCCGCTGCTCGACATTTCACAGATCGTCCGATAG
- the gspG gene encoding type II secretion system major pseudopilin GspG — protein sequence MDSERNGTRRLRDRSGFTLIEIMVVIVILGLLAALVVPKLIGRTEEAKKTQARVQIRNIEQALGLFKLDNGFYPSTEQGIEALVKIPDAGRVPKNYRKDGYMDRLPKDPWGNPYVYLSPGSHGDYDISSYGADGAPGGTGEDGDINSWDAQ from the coding sequence ATGGATTCGGAAAGAAACGGGACGAGGAGGCTCCGGGACCGGTCGGGGTTCACCCTCATCGAGATCATGGTCGTCATCGTCATCCTCGGCCTGCTGGCGGCCCTGGTGGTGCCCAAGCTGATCGGGCGGACCGAGGAAGCGAAGAAGACGCAGGCAAGGGTGCAGATCCGGAACATCGAGCAGGCCCTCGGCCTGTTCAAGCTCGACAACGGCTTCTACCCCTCCACCGAGCAGGGGATCGAGGCGCTGGTCAAGATCCCGGACGCCGGCCGGGTCCCGAAGAATTACCGGAAGGACGGATACATGGATCGCCTGCCGAAGGACCCGTGGGGGAATCCGTACGTGTACCTGAGCCCCGGGTCGCACGGCGACTACGACATCAGCTCCTACGGCGCGGACGGGGCTCCGGGCGGTACCGGCGAGGATGGGGACATCAACTCCTGGGATGCGCAATAA
- a CDS encoding prepilin-type N-terminal cleavage/methylation domain-containing protein, with amino-acid sequence MRNNRGFTLVELAVVLFVLGLVLWVALPRLSNIGEPDRDTVFRVLSADSEAAYDLSLFEKRETRLVLLPSAGTYEFRRPDRPDDEKRPRAFGARLTVTGIRIEGEDRPLDLPTEIRYLPGGRVASARIFFRDEGGGGTPSQWTLRLSPFDGSFKILEGTVREDG; translated from the coding sequence ATGCGCAATAACCGCGGATTCACGCTCGTCGAGCTTGCGGTCGTCCTGTTCGTGCTCGGCCTGGTGCTGTGGGTCGCCCTCCCCCGGCTTTCGAACATCGGCGAGCCCGACCGGGACACGGTGTTCCGCGTGCTCTCCGCGGACTCCGAGGCCGCGTACGATCTTTCCCTTTTCGAGAAGCGCGAGACCCGGCTCGTCCTGCTCCCCTCCGCCGGCACCTACGAGTTCCGCCGCCCGGACCGCCCGGACGACGAGAAGCGTCCCCGGGCGTTCGGTGCGCGGCTGACGGTGACGGGGATCCGCATCGAAGGGGAGGACCGGCCGCTCGATCTCCCGACCGAGATCCGGTATCTGCCGGGCGGCCGGGTCGCGTCGGCGCGGATCTTCTTCCGTGACGAAGGGGGCGGCGGCACCCCCTCCCAATGGACCCTCCGCCTCAGCCCGTTCGACGGCTCGTTCAAGATCCTCGAGGGGACGGTGCGGGAAGATGGATGA
- a CDS encoding type II secretion system protein: MDDRRGFTLLEVLVSLAILSITLLLAYQVLSGAIAAEDRSERWTVASCLGETIVRESTAAWPDTGESSGKFPNPMSSYSWTRSIRPAAHPDAREVHVTVTWSAGDREERVSLAGVAVR, from the coding sequence ATGGATGACCGCCGCGGATTCACCCTGCTCGAAGTGCTGGTCTCCCTCGCCATCCTGTCGATCACCCTGCTCCTCGCCTACCAGGTCCTCTCCGGCGCGATCGCCGCGGAGGACCGGTCCGAACGGTGGACCGTCGCCTCCTGCCTCGGGGAGACGATCGTCCGGGAATCCACGGCGGCGTGGCCCGATACCGGGGAATCGTCGGGAAAGTTCCCGAACCCGATGTCCTCCTATTCCTGGACGCGTTCGATCCGCCCCGCCGCGCATCCCGACGCCCGGGAGGTGCATGTCACGGTCACATGGTCCGCGGGAGACCGGGAGGAGCGGGTCTCCCTCGCCGGGGTCGCCGTCCGATGA
- a CDS encoding prepilin-type N-terminal cleavage/methylation domain-containing protein: MTQTPVRRGGFTLLEILLALSVLSVILLLLLSAFTGAARVRETLSSRARGFRQIRLVLDRVGTDLMGAFAATSREASALSLREDQLSGMPAATLTFTAFQLPDGDSSHPPAEIVKIRYFPRIGADGVTLELHREQSDLPFIENKIPARETAVADGLRGFRIELYDGSAWVKEWPSGGGVKTTLPKKAAITLVDARGETYRREVPIPLAGQEGSMIWSGRRTGGQ; the protein is encoded by the coding sequence ATGACGCAGACACCCGTTCGCCGCGGGGGATTTACCCTCCTCGAGATCCTGCTCGCCCTTTCGGTGCTCTCGGTCATCCTCCTGCTCCTTCTTTCGGCGTTCACGGGCGCGGCCAGGGTGCGCGAGACGCTCTCCTCGAGGGCGCGGGGATTCCGGCAGATCCGCCTCGTCCTCGACCGCGTCGGGACCGACCTCATGGGCGCCTTCGCGGCCACGTCGCGGGAGGCTTCCGCGCTCTCCCTGCGCGAAGACCAGCTCTCCGGGATGCCCGCGGCGACGCTCACCTTCACGGCCTTCCAGCTTCCCGACGGCGACAGCAGCCACCCTCCCGCGGAAATCGTCAAGATCCGGTATTTCCCGAGGATCGGGGCCGACGGCGTCACCCTCGAACTCCACCGGGAGCAATCCGACCTCCCGTTCATCGAGAACAAGATTCCCGCCCGGGAAACCGCGGTGGCGGACGGCTTGCGGGGTTTCCGCATCGAGTTGTACGACGGGTCCGCATGGGTCAAGGAATGGCCTTCCGGAGGGGGCGTGAAAACCACGCTCCCGAAGAAAGCCGCCATCACGCTGGTGGACGCGCGCGGAGAGACGTACCGCCGCGAAGTCCCGATCCCCCTGGCGGGCCAGGAGGGAAGCATGATCTGGTCCGGTCGGCGCACGGGCGGACAATGA